DNA from Anticarsia gemmatalis isolate Benzon Research Colony breed Stoneville strain chromosome 23, ilAntGemm2 primary, whole genome shotgun sequence:
tgtcgtcccacactgcgGGCGGGTCCACaatgtggacggccgcgtcggggtcgcggatgtgtgcccaaaggcgttcccgtggcctcggcactaagcggcgAGGAGGCAACAATTGGTgatttagtgggtaggccttgcccttctggttcggagagccccacataccctagcgctcccccgggcgttggggatgcaatttcaaaaaaaaaaggtgGCGTTGTTTCATTTATGAATCGCGGTGTTAAGATTCTGGGGAGCACCTATAAGTtccgaaaaaatatatttttgaattcgGTTGTATCTgcttagcgcctctaccgggcttcataggaactattttgggagtatattttaaatgtcaaactcttaaTACTAGACAGggctgactgtagagaattgcgctactagTAACgactgttttaaaattacaaaaagcttagtAGTTAATTTAATACCTACCAATAGTGTCAGGTTTTGTGGCTTGGAAATGTAAGTATCctgtcataattatttttgcctttattttttcatagaGAGGAAACATTCGGTCTGCCAGTGCTGGTTCAACTACTAACGAAGTGTCGTAGGCAGCAGAAAACCAGGTCGCCAAAGACAGTGGGGAAAACGATATTGGgtagtttgtatgaaaaccaaGGACCTCCtggaaataagaaaaataaatattattaggcAACCCACAcaacggtcatttgattccaaactaagcagaactcgtactatagtaaccaaataactgataaacatacttatataggtacttataaatacatacttataaagatgaACTAACATTCAGGCacaacagatactcgtgctcatcacacaaatatttgtcccgtttgggattcgaacccaccacacgcgatGCTACAaatattgcggcgaggtgacctcTTGTGTTggttttttacaaacatacaaacaatggacacaaagtacaacatatacaactatttgtggttcgctcaaataattgtcccgtgtgggaatccaTCACTCAGTAACCGAAGAGTTcaataataaaagcttttaattaaaattaccttcTTATACAAAGTGATCATCATCGTGCCGACAATCCCTCCCATATCTCCTCCTTGCAAATAAAACTTGTTATGTCCAAGTCTTTTCATCAAGTTCCTTAGAACCGTCGCCATTTCTGCCGCGCCAAAGCCAGGACGCGTTGCGCCCTGAAATAAAGCACAGAATCAACATAAGACGCCGCGTTGTTACGTACACACAAAGATCAGAGGTTGTGTAATGTTTCAGAGAGTAAAGAACACACAATTGCAGAACAGGGCAACTTTTCTacattatgtgtgtattagaaacaaaaaGCACGTTTTCCAACAGTAAAGGAATATATCGTTGCATGCCATGCAATGCAATAGTTCTGTAACAGTTTTCAGGGAATCCAAAGTCATTAACTTGCATTTAGCCAGCGTGTtagactcaaggtctaactGCTCCCTCATCCCGGAAGAAAGCCCTTGATCAGTGGCAACTTCTATATAGCATATAATTTAACTGACCTCAGAAAATCCGTATCCTGGTAAGCTAGCAACGACTAATTCTAATGCAACTCCATTGACGCATCCAGAAGTCAGCAGTGGTATGGTCTCATAGAACTCCCTGATGGAGCCAGGGAAACCATGCAACATTAGTATTGGCACGGTTTTACATCTACGATCCACCTGAAGAGGAAAAAGGAAACCTTTTTACATTAGATGTCTTTACACACATGTGTATACGCtatttcgcgcgtgaaacaacagatgaaagagcgcgcgccgcgctcatctttcaggcccgcgaagaaaacgtgagcgaagagcgcgccgtctttcccgtgcgtaatcctgtgCGCTCCTaatcacgcgcgaaagagcgtgtgtgtaaaaaCAAATCATGTCTCAGAAtagaatgaatgaaaaaataaggGGAGTAAAATATTGAAACCCAATTTACACACATAGCGGATGCGTGGCGTGGGCGGGCGTCTGCCGTGCGGGCGACTGAAGTACGGGCAGGTGGTGTGCGGAATTCTCACACTCTTTCAGTGTGGTATCTTCTATAAGAATACAATTAATTTAGACCCGCCGCATCTCCGTCCCAACACGCAGCTAATTTCTGTTTGGATTGCGCATTATTAACACGTGATAACTAGACTTACCAAATTATTGAAATCAGTCTTAATCACAGCGAATATTAGGCAAGCAACAttcttataaaagaaaaaaataaaagtaaactatTTTTCAATTACGTTAGGTTTAATCCATGCGAAGTGAACATCAAGACCCTGTATATTAGTCTTGAACAGCGGGTACTTATTCAAAAAGGCTTCTTGTTTTGTAAAGTTGTACTTATTAACCCAGTAGTCAGTCCAATAGTCCAGGAGGTTGGTATTGAACCCATATTCGAAGCCAACGCCTTCTAAAGGAGGAGTAACTTTCCGACGGCCATTTATACGACGTTTTAAATCTTCTATCATCTGAAAATGAGAGTAATAAATTGATCATTCCCACGTCAATTGTTGCTTCAGTCGTCTTTTATGCAAAGAAATCTTCATAAGTGATAGAGTAGGCTCTGACTGGAATTGTCAGAaaaaacattgaagaaatctaGAATTATCCTAAGATGTATCATAATCATAGGGATCATGTGCCAAGGCACTGAGGTCTACTACCTCAATTTCCTTACTTcgggcaatttctaagaaatgcTTAATACCACGTTCGCGTGAGCAACGTCTTACGACGTCGTGTTGGTGTGGTTGTGAAATGGCGCAACGTCATATGACGGCCCCCGATTGTCATATTTATTATGGTGGAATGTCCTTGCGCATGTACTTAGCGCCGCAACACGTGCAAATTTTGAAACCACAACCGCCGCATGACTAAAAAAGTAAGCATCTTTCTAGTGTTGTACGCACACAAAGTTGCAACGTCTTATGACGTTGCGCCATTTCATAACTTTGTTAACACGACGTTGCTCACGCGAACGTGATGGAAAACTCAGAAACGAATTTTTGCGCCAACCCGGGATTTGAGCCCGGGACCTCTTGCTCGGCAGTCAGGTGAGATAAGATGGACGATTCTTACCTCTTCCTCAAACTTGATAGGAGCTGGTTTTATGGAaagatcatttttattttcggaATGCCGCCATATCTGTTTTTCCCTTTGTTTCAACGTTAGTTTCGAACTGACTACGTTCagcgcaaaaataaaaaatagtattttaaatagaaaatacatgtttgttatttcatttGTAACTAAACGGGATTGGTGTCGAAATCTCTTTTTTATACCTacctcattttttattttactttaaatatttgttgtacaGACACTTCACGTTTCTTTTTCATGCTGCTGCTGCTAGCTCAACTGCGACAAATTTGCATAAGGACGTAATTCTCAtttatatactaataaatatattagccACAGATATTACTGTCTTAAGTTTACTTCTACTTTcctttgtcactaggttgaccactaaccataagaagaggataagaagaagaagtctcCTCTAGTCTAGGTATATAATACACGATTGAGCGCGTTACAACTTGTACACACTACAATATTGAATCTGTTGTCGGAATACAAGGTTCTCACTTTTCGAATTCCGGGCTATAGGGGGTCTTAGGCTACTGCCTCTGTACCCTATAATAAGATAAATTGGATAGTTCGACACTACTTTTCAAAACATTTGTCGGATTACCGGGGGTCCACTGTGTATAGCCAGATGGTCCGGATTTCCGGGTATTCCGGAATTTTGTTTGATGTCCCGTgtccagtaattttactttgctttccgggaataaaaaaatacttgtgttTACTAAGCTACgatgttttttttgtcattCCTGTCTCGGACCAGAGACATAACTCTGATTCCGTCTGTGGCCATAGAAATGTCCTAGAAATGATcagcctggatctggcaacTCTAACTGTATACGAAgcaatacaaaagtaaaaaataatgccAAAGTTCGTCTAGTCACTCTCTTGCCTAAAGTACATAATTTGGTACATATGTTATTTACCTATgcaaaaaacttttgaaaaattgCATATTGTCACGTGTTCTCTTTGATAGCTCAGCTGGTCGTTTCATTATTCGTCATTATGTATTTAGATGAAATGCAAAATGTTTAATTGtaaaatgtcattttaattGTGCTGCTCCTAtacttttaattgtttattgaaaaattttgtaattagaattcagaaaaatataaataaatattattatacatattgtgggacaactcacacacggtcatttgattccaaactaagcagagcttgtactatggtaaccaaataactgataaacatacttatttacttctacatatatatttatatagatacattaatatttagtaacatccaggcttagaacaaatactcgtgctcatcacacaaatatttgtaccgggtgggattcgaagcCGCCACACGCAGCGCTaaggttattgcggcgaggtgacaaCGTTAACTACTGCGACAAACTTGCAgttcaaaatatgaaaatatgctGTAGATAAGTAGAGGTTCATTAAATAGAGATAAACAGATAAATTTGTTTGTGCAGAGGTAAACTCATTCATCGTAGGTATCGTTAGGTAATCATTCAAAGTTTAGATCCTAccagcttttgcccgcgacttcgtccacatggtttgtgacttaggacagaattctcctacaaactttcatctccttttttatccccttgggggagGATTGGTCAAAATCCTTtgttagcggatgcctacgtcataacatctacctgaaTGTTCAATTTCAGCCCGATTTATCCAGTGgcttgtgctgtgcgttgatagatcactatgtcagtcaattaccttttttttcaattacataAAGGCATTAGAGTAGGATAAACGCCATCGTATTGGGATTCGTCAGTAATTTTGACGTGGGTAATAGGGCGAAGAGACCAGGGCTTGTTAAGTCACAAAATAGTCCACAATAGAATTATCACTCGTTTACTAAATCACTAATTAATGTCcaacattcagaattataaAGGATAGTAATGATCTAACTCGATTAACATTCCACCTCAACACGTGGGTGCGTGCGCCACCATGATAACCCAATTCTCTAATAATGGCCGCCTCCCCAGCGCTCGGTGTTATGTCTTATGTCAACGGTCACTAGCCAgcatttaaaaccaacaaaaaggtTGACGCGCCTACACGGCCAACCCTGACTGTAGCACGTCCTCGTGCGATTAGTAGTCTCGTACAGAATCATCTAAAAGATTACACGTATTAGTTTCAGTACGTTCACGTATATTGTGAGCTCGTCCATGCCTGACACAAAGCTAATTTGATGACTCAATTCGGGGTGCAATCTTCTCACGACTACAATACGCATCACTGAGACATGGACCGGACGCATTAAGACCCGGGTGCACGTGACCTTTCCGACCTTTGGACAATCGTATAGACATAGcatggaccgggcgcatagagccccTTCAACCAGCCAACTAGAGTTACAAtgcgtggaccgggcgcatagagcccttTCGACCAACCACCACAgatacaaggcgtggaccgggcgtgcAGAGCCCTTTCGACCAGCCGACCACAgatacaaggcgtggaccgggcgcatagagcccttTCGACCAACCACCACAgatacaaggcgtggaccgggcgtgcAGAGCCCTTTCGACCAGCCGACCACAgatacaaggcgtggaccgggcgcatagagccctttcgaccagccgatcacaatacacaacttcatggcgtggaccgggcgcatagggCCCCTTTgaccagccgatcacaatacacaacttcatggcgtggaccgggcgtacacagccccttcgaccagccgatcacaatacacaacttcatggcgtggaccgggcgtacagagcccttacgaccagccgatcacaatacacaacttcatggcgtggaccgggcgtacagAGCCCTTACGACCAGCtgatcacaatacacaacttcatggcgtggaccgggcgtactgagccccttcgaccagccgatcacaatacacaacttcatggcgtggaccgggcgtacagagcccttacgaccagccgatcacaatacacaacttcatggcgtggacTGGGCGTACACAGTCCTTACGACCAGCCAACCTTAGCCATGGACCGGGCGCACTAGGCCCATGCCGACCATTTATCCGAGCGTGATTTAGGCGTCCCAGGCCTTTCAAATCAGCCATTACAATAATATAGACGTAATTCAGGCGTATGAAACCTTTACAATCGGTCTTTCTGTTCGTCAACTCTAGGAAAGTGGATAGTGTTCAGGACGAGTGTTGGCATTAAACTCCCTATAATCTACACATGTTATTTCCGAACCATCCTTCATCTTGACTAACAGGATGGGGCTGACAAACCGCCATGAGCTCTCACGAATGACACAGACCTGCATCTAGAAGAGACTATACTTTTTCGTTGACTATAATATCCTTGTCAGCAGGTGATAACTTATAAGGACGACGTTGTACTACCGTATGTGGGTCTATTAAATCAACCTTTAAAGTGCCTGTCGAAACGTGACGAGTTGGAATACTGTCAATAAAGGAggcgttatatttttttaagtattctaATTAGTGCAAATCAATCGTCACCTATAAATAACGTTAGTTTCGATAGTGTTAAAATCAACCTTGTTTGCATTTTGCACATGTTTACTTCTTTGCGTACAAAGAAAACTTAGACTATCACTATTAATTTCAACATGGATTCCTTTTTCGAGTACGTCTCTTCCTATAATAATTGCATCTGAAATCACATTATCGGAAACGTCATGAAGTAGTATAGATAGAGAGATTTCCTGTATTGTAACAGAGCTAATGATTTGCGATAAACACTTAACATCTTTCCCGCCAATCTCCGTTAAATAAACTATCTCTTTGCGTTTAGTGCCGGGTAATTTCTCAATAAAACTACTCTTTACCAGAGAACAAACCGAGCCACTGtcgaaaagaaaagaaatgatCTCACCAGATGATGTCGACAGTGTACCTCTACTCGCCCGTCGTTCGCAAGTCAGGACTTCCTTGCGCGCCGGAGGGTTGGTTTACTCTGAACAGCCAGTACTGATGTGTCCTGACTACCCACACGCCTAGCAGGTTACATGCTTCACTTCCGCTTCAGCTGGTTTCGACTGCACGGCGCCCCGGCGTTTGCGACATTCTTCAATTTTGTGCCCACGATTTCCACAAAAGTGATAGGTATCGCTTCGCATCAATCTCCTTTTCGTGTTCTTCATGTCGTATTTTGATAGAAATACTGTTGAGCATTCTGCACAGTTGGGCTCCCAAAGACACAAGATGAAAATTCAAATCTCTTCATATCAAGAGGTACAATTATAACACCAGAACAGAGACAAATTAGTAGGTTCCCATCATCGTCTACttaaggtgcacaattcgtttgtaggtctcggcattcgattcttcaacaagcttcccaagcacatcatggatttaccccttcAATGCCCGAATTAGTTTCGTCTGCATCAAACTTGACAAGATGAGGCGGTGAGCTAGTTGATGCATTCTGTGTAGTCGCCAACAAGCGAGATGAAAGCACCTCCATGTTTgtcagaatgtttttttattctccTCGCTTATGTTAGATTGGCCAGCGGTCGCGCCGCTGATCTCCTCTGGATTAGGCCCTCTACATCCCACTTCTGATAAAGGCATTAGAGTAGGATAAACGCCATCGTATTGGGATTCGTCAGTCATTTTGACGTGGGTAATAGGGCGAAGAGACCAGGGCTTGTTAAGTCACAAAATAGTCCACAATAGAATTATCACTCGTTTACTAAATCACTAATTAATGTCcaacattcagaattataaAGGATAGTAATGATCTAACTCGATTAACATTCCACCTCAACACGTGGGTGCGTGCGCCACCATGATAACCCAATTCTCTAATAATGGCCGCCTCCCCAGCGCTCGGTGTTATGTCTTATGTCAACGGTCACTAGCCAgcatttaaaaccaacaaaaaggttgacgcgcctacatatatatttagattttccCCAAagcacataaatataaataataacactacCTAAAATATAACTACGAATCATTCTAACTCAGCGATAATTTCATATAAACAGCTGTGGCTACatgcaatattttcattaaaaaaataaataaatgttcgaagtacctacatttttttcgTATATAAGAGGCCATTCCTCAGTGAAAGTCAGTGGTGTCAGTTACTACGAGTAAGATGTTCTCTCTTAAAGTATTCGTGATCTGTTGCTCAGCTTTGAGTGTGATCTCATATGAGATCAACTATGCAGAGCTGGAGAATGTTCTCTGGAGAGACGACTGCCCAGAAGACGACTCGATCGGACCTTTCGAAATCATTTTCCCAAAAGAAGtaagttttcatatattttgctttttcTAAAAAGTAGTATTTCTTAAAGTCAAGCTGTCAAGGGTTTTGGCTAATGATTTACAATCATATCACAAACGTTTTCAAATTTTAGGACATTGAGGAACTAAGATACTTGCTCAACAACACTCGCGAGCTCACTCCTCCTTTGGAAGGAACCGGCTTTCAGTACGGCTTCAACACCGATACGTTCAACGGGTGGGCTTACCACTGGGCGCATCACTACGACTTCGAGGCCAGAGCGGCCATGTTCAATGCCGTCCCCAACTACAAGACCACCATTCAGGGACTTGGCATTCACTTTATGTGGGCTAAACCCAAGGTAAgtattataagtaataagtattatcATGCAAAACTTAGACCAGTagttaaggtcaatttgggtaactggTTAACAGGTTGACTGTACTGTTAAGTTAGTTAATAtagtacaaatacaaatacatctACACTACTCAGTTTCAAGACATGAATTTTCAGTGAACTTGGGTTTATGCCATTGCTGATTACAAGGTTCGATTACGAGGTCGAACATAATACTACTCAACTTATCGCATTTCTTGAAAAATAATGAGTATAGCAatagtatagtaataaataGTGGCAGAGAATTTGGTAATACGTCTAAAGCCTCGTCCTGACTGcccgagcagcctcgcgaggcaatatctcgaTCCCGCTCATTTTAATCTGAtagaaaagagacctagatattgcctcgcgaggctgctcgctcagtctATACGCGGCTtaagatttgtttaattttactgttttttttccAGATTGAATGTGATTGTGAAGTTCTTCCACTGATCATGCTTCACGGTTTCCCTGACAGCGTCAATACTTTTATTCAGACTCTGCCTTATCTCACTGAGGGTTGCCAGAACGGCTTCGCTCTTGATGTCGTTGTCCCCAGCTTGCCTGGATCCGGATTTTCTGATGTGAGGATACTTTCATTTAAATAGTAGtgttttcaaattcaatttaatacatCATAGgttcccaacccgcaattggccagcttggtggaatcaaggccttacccctccctcactccgggaagagacccttgcccagcagtggggtaTTGATGGGCTAAAttcatttacaataatttacatCAATTAGAATACTTCAGCGTTTACATACTCattcccaaaaaaaaattagttttttacgtaactatgtaattaaaatgaattgCCTAACTTGTTTGCTAAGCTTAAAGCTCTTTAACCCACCGACCTCGATGAAGGCAGCCGTCCTGtttaaactacttaaaatatctctatacGGCATAGAATCTATAATATTTCCGCaacaaggttgcttaacctactaaTGGTTATCCGACCGGTGAGCAACGAGAGCGAGAAAGAGCgactcaattttaaattttttttatgtccCTTGTTTGAAAAGacccttgcagtgggacagtaatgagttaaagaaatataatgatGCTTTGAATACAAGTACTCTCAATTTTCAGGGTGCAACCAAACCAGGTCTTGGATCAAAGGAGGCAGCAGTCATAATGAAGCTGCTGATGAACCGTCTCGGGTATGAGAAGTTCTACGTTCAAGGCAGCGACTGCACTCATATCGGTGACAT
Protein-coding regions in this window:
- the LOC142983215 gene encoding juvenile hormone epoxide hydrolase-like gives rise to the protein MIEDLKRRINGRRKVTPPLEGVGFEYGFNTNLLDYWTDYWVNKYNFTKQEAFLNKYPLFKTNIQGLDVHFAWIKPNVDRRCKTVPILMLHGFPGSIREFYETIPLLTSGCVNGVALELVVASLPGYGFSEGATRPGFGAAEMATVLRNLMKRLGHNKFYLQGGDMGGIVGTMMITLYKKEVLGFHTNYPISFSPLSLATWFSAAYDTSLVVEPALADRMFPLYEKIKAKIIMTGYLHFQATKPDTIGVAMSDSPVALLSYILGLLTLGGQKVGNKLISELDLFTTDTILDDIMMYWVPNSFTTSARLYSEFFNSRTIEEGLYARPTEVPLWTTHTKREITYQSPIVLSFKYTNILNSTVYDDYGYFFAMEAPDVFAESVWTAIHAFEDYHYKKGCKVEL